In Pseudobdellovibrio exovorus JSS, the genomic stretch GGGAATTATGATTTCTATGATAAGGAAAAAAATATCCGCCGTGAGCAGTTGATTGCCGCTGCCGCTCGCCAAGAGGATATGCTAGCGAAAGAAGAAGAGTTCATCGCGCGTTTTGCAGCTCGTGCATCCCATGCAGCTCAGGTGCAGTCGCGTGTTAAAAAACTGGAAAAGATTGATCGTATTGAAATTCCACCTGAAGACAAAGTGATGAAATTTGTGTGGCCAGAAGCTCCTCGCGGAGGTGAAGAAGTGGTCAAAATCGAAGGCTTGGGCAAAACATGGAGTTTAGCTGATGGCCGAGAAAAACTTGTTTTTTCGAATGCAACAGGTCTTGTAAAACGTATGGATCGCGTGGCCGTCGTTGGTGTGAATGGTGCGGGTAAATCGACATTGTTAAAAATCATCACAGGTCAAACAGAGTCTTCAACGGGTATCTGTAAAGTTGGCCCGAGCATTCAGATGGGTTATTTTTCACAAAACTCTTTGGACGTTTTGGATCCTAAGAAGACGATTCTGGAAGAGGTCGAAGGACGAGTTCCCAACGCTAGTATTGGGGCGATTAAATCTCTTCTAGGGGCATTCCTCTTTTCAGGTGAAGAAGTTGAAAAAAAGATTTCAGTTTTATCTGGCGGTGAAAAGTCGCGCGTGCTTTTAGCGTGTATTTTGTCTCATCCTGTGAATCTTTTGGTGCTGGATGAACCGACGAATCACTTAGATATTAAGTCCCGCGAGGTCTTGCTAAATGCTATTAAAGAGTTTGAAGGCACTGTGATGATGGTCAGCCATGATCGCTACTTCTTAAAAGAAATCACCACAAAAGTTTTCGAGATTGATAAAAATCAACTTCGAATTATTGAAGGGGATTATCAGTACTATCAAAGCCTAAAGCAGCCGTAAGAGCTGCTTTAGATATAAATTTTAAATACAATTTTAATTGCAAATTTTATTACAAAGCGTGAATTTTTTTGGCGATATCTTTGAAAGCTAGGGCCTCAGCGCCATCTGGGTTACTTTCAACAATTGGAATACCAGCCTCAGACCCTAAGGAAACGGAAGGGTTAAAAGGAACTTCTCCGATTTTATTAAGCTGTTTCGCTTCTAAGTAAGAGCTCAGTTCCCCTTTAGGGAAAAGCTGCATTTTTTCATTATTAGCAGGATTGATCATGTAGGCCATGTTCTCAACGATACCCGCAATGCGAACGCCAGTTCTTTCGAACATATCAATCGCTTTTTTAGCATCAATCAATGAGATATTTTGCGGCGTTGTTACGATAACGGCTGCAGCGACAGGTACTTTTTGTACAAGTGATAACTGCACATCACCAGTTCCAGGTGGAAGATCAATAACTAGGTAGTCAAGATCGCCCCATTGGACATCGCGGAAGAATTGATCCATGGCTTTGAACAGCATAGGACCACGCCAAACAACAGCGGCATTTTCATCGACCATGTAACCGATGCTCATCGTTTTGATATTGTAACGAGTAACTGGAGTGATTTTATTTCCTTCAGATAGAACGGGCTTCTGGTTTAGGGTTCCCATCATACGGGGTAAGCTGGGGCCATAAATATCGGCATCAAGCAAGCCCACCTGACCATATTCACGTAAAGCCAAAGCGAGGTTTGTGGAAACTGTGCTTTTTCCAACTCCACCTTTGCCGGATGCGACCGCAATGATTTTTTTTACGCCGGGAATAGCCTGTTGCTGGTCAAAAGGATTAGAAGCCATATTACACCTCAATTCAGATATGCTTTACAAACTTGGCACTTCTTTTCATAATGAATTTAGCGTGAATAGCCAACAGCTTTTATTTATTAACTTTATTATTTTCGTTTTGATCGTTTTGTTCTTTACCTTAGGTAGGTCGAAGTCAAAGCCTCCAGCTAAATTGAATCTTAAGAATTCGACACCGAAAGAGCCTTCTTCCTCAGCAAATGAAAGTGTTCTTGAAGCGGCTTCCGATGTACGAGAGGTGGGACCTCAGACGCCTCAGCCACCTGTCGAGGCGCCTAAGATGGTGGCTCCTATGCCGCCGCCGTTAGCTTTAGGAGCTAATAAGGCAGGCAGAACTCATTTTGTTTACAATGGGCACGAGTGGGATGCTCATGAAGTCTTAGGGTTAAGCCGCGAGTGTTCTGTTAAAGAGGCCACAGCTCATTATCAGCACCTCATCAAAACATCTGATCCCAGTGTTTTTGAGTTTTACGAGTCAGCTTATTTTTCTATTCTGAAATCGAAGAAATAGTCCATTCATAGAGTGAGTAATTATTGAGCGGAAAAGTCTTGAAATAGACTGTTGGCTTTCGGCTCTACTTTTTGAAGCTGGCGCTAGAGTGAGATAGTTGTTCTGTTTGACGCCACACAATAAGGTCCAGAGGCCGATACTGTTTTTCGTTTAAAAATGCTAAATTTTTCATTGTAAAAACGAGGAGCATTCATGGCAGAAGCAGCAACAAATCAGGTGCGCCACCTGAAAGATTTAAACACATTAGTTAGCCTTTCGAAAAGACGTGGCTTTGTTTTTCAAAGTTCAGAAATTTATGGTGGGCTTGGAAGTTGTTGGGATTATGGTCCATTAGGCTCAATCCTAAAAATGAATGTTAAACGCGCATGGTGGAATGCGATGACAAGAAGAGCCGACATTGTTGGATTAGATGCGGCTATCCTCATGCATCCCACTGTTTGGAAAGCTTCAGGTCACGTGGATGGTTTTTCAGACCCTCTAGTTGATTGTAAAGATTGTAAAACACGTTTCCGTGCAGATAACACAGAGTCTTATCTGACAAAGAAACAATGTCCTACCTGCGGTTCAAAAAATCTTTCAGAAGAAAGAAACTTCAACTTGATGTTTAAAACTCACATGGGACCTGTAGAAGATTCGGGTTCTGTTGTCTACTTAAGACCCGAGACAGCACAAGGCCACTTTGTGAATTTTCAAAACTGTCAGCAGAGTTCAAGATACAAAATTCCATTTGGTATCGCTGCAATCGGAAAATCTTTCCGTAACGAGATCACTCCGGGGAACTTTATTTTCCGTACGCGTGAGTTTGAACAGATGGAAATGCAATACTTTGTTAAGCCAGGTACAGATGAAGGGTATTTCAATGAATGGAAAGAACGCCGTTTGAATTTTTACCTGAAGTATGGTTTGAAAAAAGAAAATCTTCAATTCAAAGACCATGATAAGTTAGCGCACTATGCACGCGCAGCTGTGGATGTGGAATATAAATTTCCAATGGGCTTTTCTGAGCTTGAGGGGATTCATAACAGATCGGACTACGATCTATCACAACATGCGAAATTCTCTGGAAAAAATCTGGAGTATTTCGATGAAGCGAAAAAAGAAAAATATATTCCTTATGTTATCGAAACCGCTGTCGGCTGTGATCGTCTTATTTTGGCATTTATGTGTGATGCTTATCGTGAAGAAGTGACTGTCGAAACTGATGAAACTGGAAAAACAACAGAAGATGTTCGCATCGTGATGGGTTTCCATCCGGATATTGCACCGATGAAAGTTTGTGTTTTGCCACTTTCAAAAAAAGAAGAGTTAACGGGAGTCAGCATGCAAATTCGCGATCAGTTAGCTGAAGAATTTGATGTGACATACGATGAGACGGCATCAATCGGTAAACGCTACCGCCGCCAAGACGAGATCGGCACGCCGTTCTGTGTGACAGTGGACTTTGAAACAGCTCAAGATCAATCGGTGACAGTAAGACATCGCGATAAGATGACACAAGATCGAGTAGCGATAAGTCAGCTAAATGAATACATCCGTAATGGACTAAAAAATTTTTCGAATAAGTAAGTCAACTAATACTTAAAGAAGGGCGATGGGTATGCAAACTTCAACTCAGAACAAAACAAATTTAGAAGTGCCAAAAAAATTCGTATACTATTTTGCGGCAGGTGAAGCTGAGGGCAATGCCACCATGAAAAATGTCTTAGGTGGTAAAGGCGCTAACTTGGCAGAGATGACCTCAATTGGTCTGAATGTGCCTCCGGGATTCA encodes the following:
- a CDS encoding ABC-F family ATP-binding cassette domain-containing protein; translated protein: MISFNAVTKQQGSKILFSNASFQINPGDKIGLVGPNGAGKTTVFRLMMNEESVDQGSISKPEKVRIGYFSQNIENMKGRTVLAEVMAAGNLDHLQKEITRLEERLQDPNLSEDEMMSVVETYGDLQAQFEAVGGYDLEARAKEILGGLGFSNEDMLLDVGQYSGGWKMRVSLAKILLLMPDVLLMDEPTNHLDVESIIWLEEWLKNYKGSLLMTSHDREFMNRLVNRVIEVANKTMTVYSGNYDFYDKEKNIRREQLIAAAARQEDMLAKEEEFIARFAARASHAAQVQSRVKKLEKIDRIEIPPEDKVMKFVWPEAPRGGEEVVKIEGLGKTWSLADGREKLVFSNATGLVKRMDRVAVVGVNGAGKSTLLKIITGQTESSTGICKVGPSIQMGYFSQNSLDVLDPKKTILEEVEGRVPNASIGAIKSLLGAFLFSGEEVEKKISVLSGGEKSRVLLACILSHPVNLLVLDEPTNHLDIKSREVLLNAIKEFEGTVMMVSHDRYFLKEITTKVFEIDKNQLRIIEGDYQYYQSLKQP
- a CDS encoding Mrp/NBP35 family ATP-binding protein, with translation MASNPFDQQQAIPGVKKIIAVASGKGGVGKSTVSTNLALALREYGQVGLLDADIYGPSLPRMMGTLNQKPVLSEGNKITPVTRYNIKTMSIGYMVDENAAVVWRGPMLFKAMDQFFRDVQWGDLDYLVIDLPPGTGDVQLSLVQKVPVAAAVIVTTPQNISLIDAKKAIDMFERTGVRIAGIVENMAYMINPANNEKMQLFPKGELSSYLEAKQLNKIGEVPFNPSVSLGSEAGIPIVESNPDGAEALAFKDIAKKIHAL
- a CDS encoding glycine--tRNA ligase; this encodes MAEAATNQVRHLKDLNTLVSLSKRRGFVFQSSEIYGGLGSCWDYGPLGSILKMNVKRAWWNAMTRRADIVGLDAAILMHPTVWKASGHVDGFSDPLVDCKDCKTRFRADNTESYLTKKQCPTCGSKNLSEERNFNLMFKTHMGPVEDSGSVVYLRPETAQGHFVNFQNCQQSSRYKIPFGIAAIGKSFRNEITPGNFIFRTREFEQMEMQYFVKPGTDEGYFNEWKERRLNFYLKYGLKKENLQFKDHDKLAHYARAAVDVEYKFPMGFSELEGIHNRSDYDLSQHAKFSGKNLEYFDEAKKEKYIPYVIETAVGCDRLILAFMCDAYREEVTVETDETGKTTEDVRIVMGFHPDIAPMKVCVLPLSKKEELTGVSMQIRDQLAEEFDVTYDETASIGKRYRRQDEIGTPFCVTVDFETAQDQSVTVRHRDKMTQDRVAISQLNEYIRNGLKNFSNK